In one Kitasatospora cineracea genomic region, the following are encoded:
- a CDS encoding ketopantoate reductase family protein, which translates to MRYIMLGAGAVGGTIGGRLHQSGREVVLVARGPHLAALRAEGLRLTVPDGTHRLAVPAVGGPEEVELAPDDVLVLAVKTQHSAALLDQWAPRPVAGGGTAGERLPLVCAQNGVENERLALRRFARVYGMCVWLPSTHLEPGRVSAAGSPRSGMLHLGRYPHGADELASRVAADLADSHFDAPVSADVMAWKYAKLLSNLGNALEAVAGPIDGELRMRVWRRARAEGEAVLAAAGIAHPSEEEQRARRGDRVVLVPLEGAVRGGGSSWQSLARGTGDIEADHLNGEVVLLGRLHGVPTPLNAALQRLAAAFAREGRPVGSLPDAELAALLDLP; encoded by the coding sequence ATGCGCTACATCATGCTGGGCGCCGGCGCGGTCGGCGGCACCATCGGCGGACGCCTCCACCAGAGCGGGCGCGAGGTGGTCCTGGTCGCCCGCGGCCCGCACCTGGCGGCGCTGCGCGCCGAGGGCCTGCGGCTGACCGTCCCGGACGGCACCCACCGGCTGGCGGTCCCGGCGGTCGGCGGCCCCGAGGAGGTCGAACTGGCGCCGGACGACGTGCTGGTGCTGGCGGTGAAGACCCAGCACTCGGCGGCCCTGCTCGACCAGTGGGCGCCCCGCCCGGTCGCGGGCGGCGGGACGGCGGGCGAGCGGCTGCCGCTGGTGTGCGCCCAGAACGGCGTGGAGAACGAGCGGCTGGCGCTGCGCCGCTTCGCCCGGGTGTACGGGATGTGCGTGTGGCTGCCGTCCACGCACCTGGAGCCGGGCCGGGTCTCGGCGGCGGGCTCGCCGCGTTCGGGCATGCTGCACCTGGGCCGGTACCCGCACGGCGCGGACGAGTTGGCGTCCCGCGTCGCCGCCGACCTGGCGGACTCTCACTTCGACGCGCCGGTCAGCGCGGACGTGATGGCCTGGAAGTACGCGAAGCTGCTGAGCAACCTGGGCAACGCGCTGGAGGCGGTGGCCGGTCCGATCGACGGCGAGCTGCGGATGCGGGTGTGGCGGCGGGCGCGGGCCGAGGGCGAGGCGGTGCTGGCGGCCGCCGGGATCGCCCACCCGTCCGAGGAGGAGCAGCGGGCCCGGCGCGGCGACCGGGTGGTGCTGGTGCCGCTGGAGGGCGCGGTGCGCGGCGGCGGTTCGTCCTGGCAGTCGCTGGCGCGCGGCACCGGCGACATCGAGGCCGACCACCTGAACGGCGAGGTCGTCCTGCTGGGCCGCCTGCACGGCGTGCCGACCCCGCTCAACGCGGCCCTGCAGCGCCTGGCCGCCGCCTTCGCCCGCGAGGGCCGCCCGGTGGGCTCCCTCCCGGACGCCGAGCTGGCCGCCCTGCTCGACCTCCCCTAG
- a CDS encoding polysaccharide deacetylase family protein → MTVDRRSVLRSASRLAALSAAGGLVAACGGPSDGHGANGPSVAARPQPEHLTESPSPSASASPSPSPSATPFALPPLAADTPQEVVTGPRSRPQLALTFHGQGDPAIATALLEAAEQRGARLTVLAVGSWLDEQPQIAQRILSGGHELGNHTQNHLDICSMRPEQAHEEIAQCAQRLQRLTGSIGRWFRPSAAQYANAMVKEQAQQVGYAHVLSFDVDPRDYADPGADAVTRRVLKSAAAGSVVALHMGHPGTVTALPAILDGLAGQGLHAVTASELCA, encoded by the coding sequence ATGACAGTCGACCGCCGCAGTGTTCTGCGTTCCGCCTCCCGCCTGGCCGCGCTGAGCGCCGCCGGCGGCCTCGTCGCCGCGTGCGGCGGCCCCTCCGACGGCCACGGTGCGAACGGCCCCTCGGTGGCGGCCCGCCCGCAGCCCGAGCACCTGACCGAGTCGCCGAGCCCGAGCGCGAGCGCCTCGCCGTCGCCCTCGCCCTCCGCAACCCCGTTCGCGCTGCCCCCGCTGGCCGCGGACACCCCGCAGGAGGTGGTGACCGGCCCGCGCAGCCGGCCGCAGCTGGCGCTGACCTTCCACGGGCAGGGCGATCCGGCGATCGCCACCGCGCTGCTGGAGGCCGCCGAGCAGCGCGGCGCCCGGCTGACCGTGCTGGCAGTGGGCAGCTGGCTGGACGAGCAGCCGCAGATCGCGCAGCGGATCCTGTCCGGCGGCCACGAGTTGGGCAACCACACCCAGAACCACCTGGACATCTGCTCGATGCGCCCGGAGCAGGCGCACGAGGAGATAGCGCAGTGCGCACAGCGGCTGCAGCGCCTGACCGGGTCGATCGGCCGCTGGTTCCGGCCGTCCGCGGCGCAGTACGCGAACGCGATGGTGAAGGAGCAGGCCCAGCAGGTCGGTTACGCGCACGTGCTGTCCTTCGACGTCGACCCGCGCGACTACGCGGACCCGGGCGCGGACGCGGTGACCCGCCGGGTGCTGAAGTCGGCGGCGGCCGGTTCGGTGGTCGCCCTGCACATGGGCCACCCGGGCACGGTCACCGCGCTGCCGGCCATCCTGGACGGCCTGGCCGGGCAGGGCCTCCACGCGGTGACGGCCTCCGAACTCTGCGCCTGA
- a CDS encoding DMT family transporter: MTDTTAPVPAPAAVPAPAAALPRGRSPHLTGTLRAAGAMSVLGASTGVTAAFSSYPLAGGQALRYTLAAAILLPLARRRPRLAHRLTPRELALLLALSATGLFGFNLLLVAALRHTDPAVVGSVVGCTPLLLGVAGPLLARRRPAARLLAAAVLVVCGAALTQGFGHGDALGLLYATGTLLCEAAFSLLAVPLLPRLGPVRVSAYTTLLAVPLFAVAAALSPAALRMPTGGELLALLYLGPVLTCGAFLLWYSALTVLPADRAGLFGGLIPLTATLSGAALTATAPTPLQLLGAALVTGALLFGAAAT; encoded by the coding sequence GTGACCGACACCACCGCCCCCGTCCCGGCCCCCGCCGCCGTCCCGGCCCCCGCCGCCGCGCTGCCCCGCGGCCGCTCCCCGCACCTGACCGGCACCCTGCGCGCGGCCGGCGCGATGTCCGTGCTGGGCGCCTCCACCGGCGTGACCGCCGCGTTCTCGTCCTATCCGCTGGCCGGCGGCCAGGCGCTGCGCTACACCCTGGCGGCGGCGATCCTGCTGCCGCTGGCCCGTCGCCGACCGCGGCTCGCGCACCGGCTGACGCCCCGTGAACTCGCCCTGCTGCTGGCGCTGTCCGCCACCGGCCTGTTCGGGTTCAACCTGCTGCTGGTCGCCGCGCTGCGGCACACCGACCCGGCGGTGGTCGGCAGCGTGGTCGGCTGCACCCCGCTGCTGCTCGGGGTGGCCGGTCCGCTGCTGGCCCGCCGCCGCCCGGCGGCCCGGCTGCTGGCGGCGGCCGTCCTGGTGGTGTGCGGCGCGGCGCTCACCCAGGGCTTCGGCCACGGCGACGCGCTCGGCCTGCTGTACGCGACCGGCACCCTGCTGTGCGAGGCGGCCTTCTCGCTGCTGGCCGTCCCGCTGCTGCCGCGGCTCGGCCCGGTCCGGGTGTCGGCGTACACCACCCTGCTCGCGGTGCCGCTGTTCGCCGTGGCGGCGGCCCTCTCCCCGGCGGCGCTGCGGATGCCGACCGGCGGGGAGCTGCTCGCGCTGCTCTACCTCGGGCCGGTGCTGACCTGCGGGGCGTTCCTGCTCTGGTACTCGGCGCTGACCGTGCTCCCGGCCGACCGGGCGGGCCTGTTCGGCGGCCTGATCCCGCTCACCGCCACCCTCTCCGGCGCGGCCCTGACCGCGACCGCCCCCACCCCGCTCCAACTGCTGGGCGCCGCCCTGGTCACCGGCGCCCTGCTGTTCGGCGCAGCGGCCACCTGA
- a CDS encoding PLP-dependent aminotransferase family protein — MRELLIAWEPGGGELAGRLVRSLRAAVREGRLAGGARLPASRVLAAELGVSRGVVVEAYEQLAAEGYLVGRQGSGTRVAEGVAVERPGEAVRVPAAEPRYDLKPGTPDLGAFPRAAWAGAVRRALQGAANRDLGYGDPAGLPQLRGELAAYLGRVRAVAAGPERVAVISGVGQGLALLVGLLARHGRRRIAVEDPGSPGTLGLLRAHGVEPVGVPVDQEGLVVRELAASGADAVLVTPAHQYPTGVALSARRRTELAGWARAGGLVVEDDYDAEFRYDREPLGAVQGLAPERTVYLGSLSKTLAPGLRLGWAVLPGWLAEDFRQAKQYADLGTGAVDQLAFAALLESGGYDRHLRAVRPRYRARRDALVGALREHLPQAGLRGVAAGLHLYADLPRAWTSGSWPGRRCGAGCGSHRSGPAGWPRAGRPSRSGTRAWPSSGCARRRRCSVRPAGRWADRGTGRRGIS; from the coding sequence GTGCGGGAGCTGTTGATCGCGTGGGAGCCGGGGGGCGGGGAACTGGCCGGGCGGCTGGTGCGGTCGCTGCGGGCGGCGGTGCGCGAGGGGCGGCTGGCGGGTGGGGCGCGGTTGCCGGCGAGCCGGGTGCTGGCGGCGGAGCTGGGGGTCTCGCGCGGGGTGGTGGTCGAGGCGTACGAGCAACTGGCCGCCGAGGGCTACCTGGTGGGGCGGCAGGGGTCGGGGACCAGGGTCGCGGAGGGGGTGGCGGTGGAGCGGCCGGGGGAGGCGGTGCGGGTGCCGGCGGCCGAGCCGCGGTACGACCTGAAGCCGGGGACGCCCGACCTGGGGGCGTTCCCGCGGGCGGCCTGGGCGGGGGCGGTGCGGCGGGCCCTGCAGGGGGCCGCGAACCGGGACCTGGGGTACGGCGATCCGGCCGGACTGCCGCAGCTGCGCGGTGAGTTGGCGGCGTACCTGGGCCGGGTGCGGGCGGTGGCGGCGGGGCCGGAGCGGGTCGCGGTCATCAGCGGGGTGGGGCAGGGGCTGGCGCTGCTGGTCGGGCTGCTGGCCCGGCACGGGCGGCGGCGGATCGCGGTGGAGGACCCGGGATCGCCCGGCACGCTGGGCCTGCTGCGCGCCCACGGGGTCGAGCCGGTCGGCGTCCCGGTCGACCAGGAGGGCCTGGTGGTACGGGAGTTGGCGGCGAGCGGGGCGGACGCGGTGCTGGTCACCCCGGCCCACCAGTACCCGACCGGGGTCGCGCTGTCGGCCCGTCGCCGGACCGAACTCGCCGGCTGGGCGCGGGCGGGCGGGCTGGTGGTGGAGGACGACTACGACGCCGAGTTCCGCTACGACCGCGAACCGCTGGGGGCCGTCCAGGGGTTGGCGCCCGAGCGGACGGTGTACCTGGGCTCGCTCAGCAAGACCCTGGCACCAGGGCTGCGGCTGGGCTGGGCGGTGCTGCCCGGCTGGCTGGCCGAGGACTTCCGGCAGGCCAAGCAGTACGCCGACCTCGGCACCGGCGCGGTCGACCAACTCGCCTTCGCCGCCCTGCTGGAGAGCGGCGGCTACGACCGCCACCTGCGCGCCGTCCGCCCCCGCTACCGGGCCCGCCGGGACGCCCTGGTCGGCGCGCTGCGCGAACACCTCCCGCAGGCCGGGCTGCGCGGCGTCGCCGCCGGGCTGCACCTGTACGCGGACCTGCCGCGGGCGTGGACGAGCGGGAGCTGGCCGGGGCGGCGCTGCGGCGCGGGGTGCGGATCGCACCGGTCGGGCCCGGCCGGCTGGCCCCGGGCGGGGCGGCCGTCGCGCTCGGGTACGCGGGCCTGGCCGAGCAGCGGCTGCGCGAGGCGGCGGCGCTGCTCGGTGCGGCCTGCCGGGAGGTGGGCTGACAGGGGGACAGGTCGCCGGGGAATCTCCTGA
- a CDS encoding methyltransferase yields the protein MNCFTTAWGEFELARFPEDPREQLRAWDAADEYLLRDLHEEAVPLDGAVTVLGDRWGALSTALAAKAPGLTAVTDSYLASRAIAANLARNGLDPAAVTVRSTQDAAPPRIDVLLVRVPKSLALLEDQLHRLAPAVHPGTRVLGTGMVTEIHTSTLNLFERILGPTRTSLAVRKARLIRTTPDPDLARPANPWPLRYRLPEGIGVLSGRQVANQAGVFCADRLDIGTRFFLEHLPAPTGAARRIVDLGCGNGIVGTAAALADPDAELLFVDESFQAAASAEETFRTNLGPDRPAGFLVGDALADLPDASADLVLLNPPFHSHQATTDTIARRMFTGARRVLRPGGELRVVGNRHLGHHLTLRRLFGNCRTVAGNPKFTVLSTTRR from the coding sequence ATGAACTGTTTCACCACCGCCTGGGGCGAGTTCGAGCTGGCCCGTTTCCCGGAGGACCCGCGCGAGCAGCTGCGCGCCTGGGACGCCGCCGACGAGTACCTGCTGCGCGACCTGCACGAGGAGGCGGTGCCGCTGGACGGGGCCGTCACCGTGCTCGGCGACCGCTGGGGCGCCCTGTCGACCGCGCTGGCGGCGAAGGCCCCCGGCCTCACCGCCGTCACCGACTCCTACCTGGCCTCCCGGGCGATCGCCGCGAACCTCGCCCGCAACGGCCTGGACCCGGCCGCGGTGACGGTCCGCAGCACCCAGGACGCCGCGCCGCCGCGGATCGACGTGCTGCTGGTGCGCGTCCCGAAGAGCCTGGCGCTGCTGGAGGACCAGCTGCACCGCCTCGCCCCGGCCGTGCACCCGGGCACCCGGGTGCTGGGCACCGGCATGGTCACCGAGATCCACACCTCCACCCTGAACCTGTTCGAGCGGATCCTCGGCCCGACCCGCACCTCCCTCGCCGTCCGCAAGGCCCGCCTGATCCGCACCACCCCGGACCCGGACCTGGCCCGCCCCGCCAACCCGTGGCCGCTGCGCTACCGGCTCCCGGAGGGCATCGGCGTCCTGTCGGGCCGTCAGGTCGCCAACCAGGCCGGCGTGTTCTGCGCGGACCGCCTCGACATCGGCACCCGGTTCTTCCTCGAACACCTGCCCGCCCCGACCGGCGCCGCCCGCCGGATCGTCGACCTGGGCTGCGGCAACGGCATCGTCGGCACCGCCGCCGCGCTCGCCGACCCGGACGCCGAACTGCTCTTCGTCGACGAGTCGTTCCAGGCCGCGGCCTCCGCCGAGGAGACCTTCCGCACCAACCTGGGCCCGGACCGCCCCGCCGGGTTCCTGGTCGGCGACGCCCTCGCCGACCTCCCGGACGCCTCCGCCGACCTGGTGCTGCTGAACCCGCCCTTCCACTCCCACCAGGCCACCACCGACACCATCGCCCGCCGCATGTTCACCGGCGCCCGCCGGGTCCTGCGCCCCGGCGGCGAACTCCGCGTGGTCGGCAACCGCCACCTCGGCCACCACCTCACCCTGCGCCGCCTGTTCGGCAACTGCCGCACCGTCGCGGGCAACCCGAAGTTCACCGTCCTGAGCACCACCCGCCGCTGA